The following coding sequences lie in one Peribacillus frigoritolerans genomic window:
- a CDS encoding DUF948 domain-containing protein, which produces MIIVYISLALFIGSIIYLAFFAFKTFKDSKPTIENVTETVTRIQAKTDQIKSETDQLAMTQQEITEDVEYKKEAVQYTVEAAKKIPEPFKNIWFSIKGDKWKLRNRSDA; this is translated from the coding sequence GTGATCATTGTATATATTAGTCTTGCCCTCTTTATCGGATCGATTATTTATTTAGCGTTTTTTGCTTTTAAAACATTTAAGGATTCCAAACCGACAATTGAAAATGTGACTGAAACCGTTACACGCATCCAGGCCAAAACGGACCAGATTAAATCGGAAACGGACCAACTCGCCATGACACAGCAAGAAATCACTGAAGATGTTGAATATAAAAAAGAGGCTGTACAATATACGGTTGAGGCGGCTAAAAAAATACCTGAACCCTTTAAGAATATTTGGTTTTCAATAAAAGGTGACAAGTGGAAGCTTAGAAACAGAAGCGATGCATAA
- a CDS encoding LTA synthase family protein has protein sequence MNNFLKKSRHLFADNILGFFFIAVVLFWIKTYIGYRIEFNLGLENGLQQFLLFINPISSAILFFGLALLARGKKSFKWIIRLNLLMSLWLFFNIVYYRSFTDFITLPTLTQVQNAGDLGPSILELFKGHDVFYFLDTVLLIVLYRFKDFKVEDFKLKRRTVGMVYLAGLAIFAINLGLAEKDRPQLLSRTFDRNYIVKYLGMFNYTVYDAVQNTKTYAQRATANSTDIAEVVNYTKATSAEPNPEYFGAAKGKNVIYLHLESMQNFLIDYKLNGEEVTPFLNSLAADKSDFMHFDNFFHQVGQGKTADAEFMLENSLFGLPQGAAFTNRSQNTYQAAPAILGQQGYTSAVFHGNYKSFWNRDNMYKSLGFNQFFDANHYNMENKEEVLSYGLMDKPFFKESIPMLETLKQPFYTKFITVSHHFPYAMDQEKATIGKHTTGDASVDSYFQTARYADEALKEFFDYLKESGLYDNSVIVMYGDHYGISENHKEAMSKVLGKDVDAFENAQLQRVPLLIHVPGVEGGEMHQYGGQIDLLPTLLHLLGIESKDYVQFGSDLLSKDHNEVVPFRNGDFVTPEVTSIKGKYYDTKTGELVEENDDILNYKTRAETMLNLSDQVVNGDLLRFYTPNGFKPIDPADYDYTYDEEGSKEDKTDK, from the coding sequence ATGAATAATTTTCTTAAAAAAAGCCGGCATTTATTTGCAGATAACATACTAGGCTTTTTCTTTATTGCGGTAGTCTTGTTTTGGATAAAAACTTATATTGGATATCGAATTGAATTTAACCTAGGTCTTGAAAATGGCCTGCAACAGTTCTTGCTGTTCATAAATCCGATTAGTTCAGCCATTTTATTCTTTGGCTTGGCACTATTGGCTAGAGGCAAAAAATCGTTTAAATGGATCATCAGGTTGAACCTTTTGATGTCCCTATGGTTATTCTTCAATATTGTATACTACCGGTCATTTACCGATTTCATTACATTGCCAACCCTGACGCAAGTGCAAAATGCCGGGGATTTGGGACCGAGTATTTTAGAATTATTTAAAGGCCATGATGTATTTTACTTCCTTGATACGGTTCTTTTGATCGTGTTGTACAGATTCAAAGACTTTAAAGTGGAAGACTTCAAACTCAAACGCCGTACAGTTGGAATGGTTTACTTAGCGGGACTTGCAATTTTCGCCATCAATTTGGGACTTGCTGAAAAGGATCGCCCGCAATTATTATCAAGAACATTCGACCGGAACTATATCGTCAAATATTTGGGCATGTTCAACTATACGGTTTATGATGCCGTTCAGAATACTAAAACATACGCTCAGCGTGCGACTGCAAACAGCACGGATATCGCCGAAGTCGTCAACTATACGAAGGCAACAAGCGCTGAACCGAACCCTGAGTACTTTGGTGCAGCCAAAGGCAAGAATGTCATCTACCTGCATTTGGAATCAATGCAGAATTTCCTTATCGATTATAAGTTGAATGGGGAAGAAGTAACTCCATTTTTGAACTCACTTGCAGCAGATAAGTCAGATTTCATGCACTTTGATAATTTCTTCCATCAAGTAGGCCAAGGTAAAACAGCGGATGCCGAATTCATGCTTGAAAATTCCCTGTTCGGTTTACCACAGGGGGCAGCATTCACAAACCGTTCCCAAAATACGTATCAAGCAGCACCAGCTATTTTAGGGCAACAAGGATACACATCTGCTGTGTTCCATGGTAATTACAAATCTTTCTGGAACCGGGATAATATGTATAAGTCTCTTGGTTTTAATCAATTCTTCGATGCAAACCATTATAATATGGAAAATAAAGAGGAAGTACTAAGTTATGGATTAATGGATAAGCCTTTCTTTAAGGAATCGATTCCAATGTTAGAAACGCTTAAACAGCCTTTCTATACAAAATTCATAACGGTGTCTCATCATTTCCCATATGCAATGGACCAGGAAAAAGCAACAATCGGTAAGCATACAACAGGCGATGCTTCCGTTGATAGTTACTTCCAAACTGCACGCTATGCCGATGAGGCGCTTAAAGAGTTTTTCGATTATCTGAAGGAATCCGGTCTATATGATAATTCGGTAATCGTTATGTATGGTGATCACTATGGTATTTCCGAAAACCATAAAGAAGCCATGTCAAAAGTGCTTGGCAAGGATGTTGACGCATTTGAGAATGCCCAATTGCAACGTGTACCATTATTGATTCATGTTCCAGGTGTTGAAGGCGGGGAAATGCACCAATACGGAGGACAGATTGACCTTCTCCCGACTTTATTGCATCTGTTAGGAATTGAATCTAAAGACTATGTACAATTCGGATCCGATTTATTGTCAAAAGATCATAATGAAGTGGTACCTTTCAGGAATGGTGATTTTGTAACACCGGAAGTCACTTCCATTAAAGGGAAATACTACGATACTAAAACAGGAGAATTGGTCGAGGAAAATGATGACATCCTCAATTATAAAACGAGAGCTGAAACGATGCTGAATTTATCCGACCAAGTAGTGAACGGCGACTTACTCCGTTTCTATACTCCAAACGGCTTTAAACCGATTGATCCTGCTGATTATGATTACACTTATGATGAAGAAGGTTCTAAGGAAGATAAGACCGATAAATAA
- the sugE gene encoding quaternary ammonium compound efflux SMR transporter SugE, with protein MAWIQLVIAGLFEVVWATSLKYTEGFTKLLPSIITIAGMVISFYFLSSAIKTLPMGTAYAIWTGIGALGAVLVGIIVFNEPKDAMRLVFVGFILVGIIGLKITSSE; from the coding sequence ATGGCTTGGATTCAATTGGTGATTGCAGGATTATTTGAAGTGGTATGGGCGACAAGTTTAAAGTATACCGAGGGTTTTACGAAATTATTACCTTCTATCATAACGATTGCTGGCATGGTTATTAGTTTTTACTTTTTGTCATCGGCGATAAAAACGCTGCCTATGGGAACAGCGTATGCAATTTGGACCGGAATAGGGGCCCTTGGAGCTGTTCTGGTAGGCATCATCGTATTTAACGAGCCTAAGGATGCGATGCGTTTGGTATTCGTCGGTTTTATTTTGGTTGGAATTATCGGCTTGAAGATCACTTCTTCTGAATAA
- a CDS encoding RraA family protein, protein MDTLIQQFRNLPTTAISDAMEGLSNLESAIKPLKEEFRMAGRALTVQMPVGDNSAVLKAIGEAKPGDIIVVDSKGDTYRAIAGDFVVGMMQTMEIGGIVVDGVIRDLEAIKELNFPVFSKGTTVASSGKAGVGETNVPISCGGVTVFPGDIIIGDIDGVVVVPQAMGEEILVKAKDKIMKDEQRAEKYAGKPDEIRKYIAMMTNKG, encoded by the coding sequence ATGGATACTCTTATTCAACAATTCAGGAATTTGCCCACCACAGCGATTTCTGATGCAATGGAAGGGCTGAGCAACCTGGAATCGGCGATTAAACCCTTAAAGGAAGAGTTTCGTATGGCCGGACGAGCTTTGACCGTACAGATGCCCGTCGGTGATAATTCAGCCGTTTTAAAAGCAATCGGCGAAGCCAAGCCTGGGGATATAATTGTCGTTGACAGCAAGGGTGATACATACCGGGCTATAGCAGGAGACTTTGTCGTCGGCATGATGCAGACCATGGAAATTGGCGGCATCGTAGTCGATGGAGTCATTCGCGACCTTGAAGCCATTAAAGAATTGAATTTCCCTGTTTTCAGCAAAGGGACGACGGTTGCCTCTAGCGGCAAGGCAGGTGTAGGCGAAACCAATGTCCCCATTTCCTGTGGAGGTGTCACCGTATTTCCAGGGGACATCATCATAGGGGACATAGATGGAGTCGTGGTCGTGCCACAAGCCATGGGTGAAGAAATCCTGGTCAAAGCAAAGGATAAAATCATGAAAGACGAACAGCGTGCTGAAAAATATGCAGGGAAGCCTGATGAAATTAGAAAGTATATTGCCATGATGACCAATAAAGGATGA
- a CDS encoding spore germination protein, with translation MDSTSFQVTSKDFQELLKKFKASNDFLTFQFPNDDGYIISYFNSLVSAQQLHEQVLAVMSNQPKKVLKQLKGDIPMEDMKLTADLKDIQRLVLAGSIMIQYKQDDEMCLLIPCVHSVKRQISTPESEYTVVGSKEAFVESLDSNLNLIRNRLPTPELQSKEFRVGNISQTRIAVLYIDGVVNQQIIKTVMQRIEDIEYDTIVDISFVSQMITDNRNSMFPQLIDTERPDHLASVLSEGKIGIMLDGSPHALVGPNTIISFFSSFEDYFQIWNLGTSFRLIRLFAVLFSVLSSPLYVAVLTYHYQVIPTDLLPILISSRGVIPFPPILEAIVLEGTIELLREAAVRLPAKVGSTIGIVGGIVIGTAAVEAGFVSNVLLMLVALAALASFTVPIYQISNTIRLIRFPFLIAAQLYGLFGIALCSAFILSHLLKLTSLGSPYLDPLYPLRIHDFKDSLIRLPFSKQKKRPQFLRTENPLRIRKEAETRNPHNDIDE, from the coding sequence ATGGATTCAACATCCTTTCAGGTTACTTCCAAGGATTTTCAGGAACTCCTTAAAAAGTTTAAAGCATCTAATGATTTTCTTACCTTTCAATTCCCGAATGATGATGGCTATATCATCTCCTACTTCAATTCACTGGTTAGTGCACAACAGCTCCATGAACAAGTATTGGCAGTCATGTCGAATCAACCAAAGAAGGTACTTAAGCAACTAAAAGGCGATATTCCGATGGAAGATATGAAATTGACGGCTGATCTAAAAGACATTCAAAGATTGGTTTTGGCAGGATCGATCATGATTCAATACAAGCAAGATGATGAAATGTGTTTGCTCATTCCATGTGTTCACAGTGTGAAAAGGCAAATTTCCACACCCGAGTCGGAATATACGGTCGTTGGGTCCAAGGAGGCCTTTGTTGAATCGCTTGATTCGAATTTGAATCTGATCCGTAACCGGTTGCCCACTCCTGAATTGCAGTCCAAGGAATTTCGGGTCGGGAACATCTCGCAAACAAGGATAGCGGTACTCTACATAGATGGGGTGGTTAATCAACAGATCATTAAGACAGTCATGCAGAGAATAGAAGATATAGAATATGATACGATCGTTGATATTTCGTTCGTAAGCCAGATGATCACGGATAATCGGAATTCGATGTTTCCGCAACTGATTGATACGGAGCGGCCTGATCATCTGGCCAGTGTATTATCGGAAGGGAAAATAGGCATCATGCTGGATGGATCTCCTCATGCATTGGTTGGTCCCAATACCATCATTTCATTCTTCTCGTCATTTGAAGATTATTTTCAAATTTGGAATCTCGGTACTTCATTCCGTTTGATTCGGCTTTTCGCCGTGCTGTTTTCCGTTTTGTCTTCACCTCTGTATGTGGCCGTTTTAACCTATCATTATCAAGTGATCCCAACGGATTTACTGCCAATCTTAATATCATCCAGGGGAGTGATCCCTTTTCCGCCGATCTTGGAAGCGATCGTGCTGGAAGGGACGATCGAATTGCTGAGGGAAGCGGCGGTCAGGCTGCCTGCTAAGGTTGGCTCCACCATCGGCATTGTTGGCGGCATAGTCATCGGTACAGCCGCTGTGGAAGCGGGATTTGTCAGTAATGTCTTGTTGATGCTTGTCGCTTTGGCTGCCTTGGCTTCATTTACGGTGCCGATTTACCAAATCAGCAATACGATTCGCCTTATCCGCTTTCCCTTTCTAATTGCTGCCCAGTTATACGGGCTGTTTGGAATAGCTTTATGCAGTGCATTCATTTTAAGTCATTTATTGAAATTGACTTCGCTTGGCAGTCCTTATTTAGACCCGCTTTACCCGTTAAGAATTCATGACTTTAAAGATAGTCTGATTCGCCTCCCTTTTTCAAAGCAGAAAAAACGCCCGCAGTTTCTGCGGACGGAAAATCCACTAAGGATAAGGAAGGAAGCGGAAACACGAAACCCCCATAATGATATAGATGAATAA
- a CDS encoding YhcN/YlaJ family sporulation lipoprotein yields the protein MNYKAIVSSAMMALVITGCATNDNEDASENLGLNRTHQDNLDNPMNVGDTRQNVNNVNNGDNDNGINGMRVSEDISNRVEALKEVSNANVIVTENNAYVGAVLKDGGEKDISNDLKERIADAVREADPSVDQVYVSANPDFVQRMDGYANDIENGKPVEGFAEEFRELVTRIFPSPR from the coding sequence ATGAACTATAAAGCGATAGTATCAAGTGCGATGATGGCTTTAGTGATTACAGGTTGTGCAACTAATGATAACGAAGATGCCAGTGAAAATCTTGGCCTGAATCGTACTCATCAGGATAATTTAGATAATCCGATGAATGTAGGCGACACAAGGCAAAATGTTAATAATGTTAATAATGGTGATAATGATAATGGCATAAACGGTATGAGGGTCTCCGAGGATATCTCAAATCGAGTCGAAGCCTTGAAGGAAGTAAGTAACGCAAATGTCATCGTGACTGAAAATAATGCCTATGTAGGCGCAGTATTAAAAGACGGCGGGGAAAAGGATATCTCGAATGACCTTAAAGAAAGGATTGCTGATGCAGTAAGGGAAGCCGATCCTTCTGTAGACCAAGTTTATGTGTCGGCAAATCCGGACTTTGTTCAAAGAATGGATGGGTATGCGAATGATATCGAGAATGGAAAACCCGTTGAAGGATTTGCTGAAGAGTTCCGTGAACTTGTAACACGGATTTTTCCAAGTCCAAGGTAA
- a CDS encoding siderophore ABC transporter substrate-binding protein, with amino-acid sequence MKKLSLLLLVAMLAVVAVACGSDKEKEESSAKKESAKSEEITVKHQLGETKVKTNPEKVVVFDMGTLDTLDKLGVEVAAVPHDGLPEYLSKYEGTTENAGGLKEPDFEKINEIAPDLILISGRQSDAYEELSKIAPTVFVGVDTTKYMESFEENVTLLGKIFDKKDEAAKELASVEENINALKEKAPTDKTGLIVLASGGKVSAYGPDSRFGIIHDVFGVPAVDDKLEVSTHGQSISFEYIAEKNPDYLFVVDRDAVAGDGAAAKDTVENDIVKNTKAFKEGNIIYLDPNYWYLSGGGLESVDAMVKEVSEGIK; translated from the coding sequence ATTAAGAAATTATCTTTACTGCTTTTGGTTGCAATGCTCGCTGTAGTGGCTGTAGCTTGTGGATCAGATAAGGAAAAAGAAGAATCAAGCGCGAAAAAAGAAAGTGCTAAAAGCGAAGAAATTACGGTTAAGCACCAACTAGGCGAAACGAAAGTGAAAACAAACCCTGAAAAAGTCGTTGTATTCGATATGGGTACTCTTGATACTCTTGATAAATTGGGTGTGGAAGTAGCAGCTGTTCCTCATGATGGCCTTCCGGAATACCTTTCTAAATATGAAGGTACAACTGAAAATGCCGGCGGGTTAAAAGAGCCTGACTTCGAAAAAATCAACGAAATTGCTCCAGACTTAATCCTTATTTCTGGCCGTCAATCTGACGCATATGAAGAATTAAGCAAAATTGCCCCTACTGTTTTTGTAGGTGTAGATACAACAAAGTATATGGAATCCTTTGAAGAAAACGTAACACTTTTAGGTAAAATTTTCGATAAAAAAGACGAAGCAGCTAAAGAATTGGCAAGTGTTGAAGAAAACATTAATGCTTTGAAAGAAAAAGCTCCAACTGACAAAACTGGTTTAATCGTTCTTGCTAGCGGTGGAAAAGTAAGTGCCTACGGACCTGATTCAAGATTTGGAATCATCCATGATGTATTCGGAGTACCTGCAGTAGATGATAAATTGGAAGTATCGACACATGGTCAAAGTATTTCTTTCGAATACATTGCTGAAAAAAATCCTGACTACCTATTCGTTGTAGATAGAGATGCGGTAGCCGGTGATGGAGCTGCAGCAAAAGATACTGTTGAAAATGACATTGTGAAAAATACAAAAGCATTTAAAGAAGGTAACATCATTTATCTAGACCCTAACTACTGGTACTTATCAGGCGGCGGTTTAGAATCTGTTGACGCTATGGTTAAAGAAGTTTCAGAAGGTATTAAGTAA